Proteins from a genomic interval of Danio rerio strain Tuebingen ecotype United States chromosome 4, GRCz12tu, whole genome shotgun sequence:
- the si:ch211-165i18.2 gene encoding uncharacterized protein LOC100149646 precursor (The RefSeq protein has 9 substitutions compared to this genomic sequence) — protein MFALGLLICVVLRALSARAKVVTSFNECSEFFYQGTEPAGMDQNAKRICQKVEYGGFYYATLYSVPQRMPLYSAYTLDRDCTTTTGRADVWHVETQISQPGSRTDHMVRERDSNINTIKAKQAISDDYTDTGYDRGHLNPNSFQCDEGRKATFTLTNAAPMDACFNRIHWKSWESTTRSLLLGKLITDGSSAEAYIVTGTVPSADIRIPQKEVSTDPERVTVPSHIWTAVCYKHQTDPEQSFSFSYLGKNLPEGGISLMSVSNLNIQLSQLYGQLSGTSPLISVFADDCFEDNNKLNKVQTAFQKLINLAANQVVQMSSSSQNTYNALQNAVSDYSIPSKKFKVSQMTVKLAFDSLSTYFTVAEVLKTLYTSSCLITRAKPLVRRLGKRDLSDESSDAVECLLVPEKQITAADGSSCLTIYKTHYWCNCSPKPGDAAKSCCTSPCLYKAKLRDYRCYNGQYLISCSPQYSLITVNGETCKDEHPCATYGYDYYWCRTTSDKWDYCSPPLWNSKAENGKYCRTNHACAKYGESKPWCYTDNEGTRGHCCTSDDCYSAVNGKTCRPNHKCSNYGKKYLWCYIDDDNNWEYCCTKCSY, from the exons ATGTTTGCTCTAGGTCTGCTCATTTGTGTTGTGCTGAGAGCGCTTAGCGCTCGAGCTAAAGTGGTCACGAGCTTTAATGAGTGCAGCGAGTTTTTCTATCAAGGCACAGAACCAGCAGGGATGGATCAGAATGCTAAGAGAATCTGTCAGAAGGTAGAATACGGAGGGTTTTATTACGCTACACTGTACTCTGTTCCTCAAAGAATGCCTCTCTACAGCGCGTACACACTGGATCGTGACTGCACAACCACCACGGGGAGGGCAGACGTCTGGCATGTTGAGACTCAG ATTTCACAGCCTGGGTCCCGAACTGATCACATGGTTCGCGAGAGAGACTCCAATATCAACACTATTAAAGCAAAACAAGCCATCAGCGATGACTACACCGATACCGGGTATGATCGTGGACACCTGAACCCCAACAGCTTCCAGTGCGATGAAGGCCGTAAGGCGACATTCACTCTGACCAACGCCGCACCGATGGATGCGTGTTTCAACAGAATCCACTGGAAAAGTTGGGAGAGCACCACGAGAAGTTTGTTATTAAGCAAGCTTATCACTGATGGTTCCTCTGCAGAAGCCTACATTGTCACAGGTACGGTGCCCAGCGCAGATGTACGAATACCACAACGAGAAGTTTCCACTGACCCCGAAAGAGTGACAGTGCCCTCTCACATTTGGACGGCTGTCTGCTATAAACACCAGACAGATCCCAGAAAGTCTTTTTCGTTCAGCTATTTGGGAAAAAACCTTCCCGAAGGTGGAATAAGCCTGATGAGTGTCTCGAACCTGAACATTCAGCTCAGTCAACTCTACGGTCAACTCTCGGGAACTTCTCCGTTGATTAGTGTCTTTGCTGATGATTGTTTTGAAGACAATAATAAACTGAACAAGGTTCAGACTGCGTTTCAGAAATTAATCAATCTGGCAGCAAATCAAGTCGTTCAAATGAGCTCGAGCTCGCAGAACACGTATAACGCACTGCAGAACGCCGTCAGCGATTACAGCATACCTTCAAAGAAATTCAAAGTGAGTCAGATGACGGTAAAGCTAGCTTTTGACAGCTTGAGCACTTACTTCACCGTGGCAGAAGTACTGAAGACTCTTTATACAAGCAGTTGTCTTATAACTCGTGCCAAACCACTGGTAAGGAGGCTTGGAAAGAGGGATTTGTCTGATGAATCGTCAGATGCAGTTGAATGCTTGTTGGTGCCAGAGAAGCAGATTACTGCAGCTGATGGCTCGTCCTGCTTAACCATATATAAAACTCTTTACTGGTGTAATTGTTCCCCAAAACCAGGAGATGCTGTCAAGCCTTGCTGCACCTCGCCCTGTCTGTACCAGGCCAAACTTCGGGACTACAGGTGTTACAATGGCCAGTATCTGATCAGTTGTTCACCACAGTACTCCCTCATCACGGTTAACGGAGAGACCTGCAAGGATGAGCACCCATGCGCTACCTACGGCTATGACTACTACTGGTGCAGGACCACCTCTGACAAATGGGACTACTGCAGTCCTCCACTGTGGAACAGTAAGGCTGAAAATGGAAAGTACTGCCGCACCAACCACGCCTGTGCAAAATACGGTGAAAGCAAGCCGTGGTGCTACACAGACAACGAAGGCACTAGAGGCCACTGCTGTACTTCAGACGACTGCTACTCCGCTGTGAACGGCAAAACCTGCAGGCCTAATCACAAATGTAGCAACTACGGTAAAAAGTACCTCTGGTGCTACATTGATGATGACAACAACTGGGAGTATTGTTGCACAAAATGTAGTTACTAG